A genome region from Brassica oleracea var. oleracea cultivar TO1000 chromosome C2, BOL, whole genome shotgun sequence includes the following:
- the LOC106327617 gene encoding E3 ubiquitin-protein ligase MARCH11-like isoform X3: MATEEKPLDSSHGDSTTSSNQAEGSYAITEGTSTNVQQWRRKNLSLQIPSRATGLSPEDSVVIKMPPTPSPTPRRVNFSLTSTSPGPASSNVPPRGKSSLKNIIPKAGFKPKTSHTDIEKGQGDVVSSPSSLQEKASISRSLSLSKLFTPRIKRTSSLPVTSIVLSKSESAHGGSNAAPQTPSSKGRVQIARSLSVPVNDKEASLKRNDSFFRVIPSTPRVKEGDVFSNASEAGNTETCEADGEDIPEEEAVCRICLVDLCEGGETLKMECSCKGELALAHKDCALKWFTIKGNKTCEVCKQEVKNLPVTLLRIQSIQNSGVHQLDITGYRVWQEIPVLVIISMLAYFCFLEQLLVEKMGTSAIAISLPFSCILGLLASMTASTMVMRRSVWIYASVQFALVVLFAHVFYSVVELQPVLSVLLSTFAGFGVCICGSSVMVEFVRWKRRWRARSLDQQQLNHAQTPTTSQHHSNAA; this comes from the exons ATGGCTACTGAGGAGAAGCCTCTTGATTCAAGCCATGGTGACTCTACCACTTCTTCAAATCAG GCAGAAGGATCATATGCTATAACAGAAGGGACTTCTACAAATGTTCAACAATGGAGGAGAAAGAACCTATCTTTGCAGATACCCTCAAGAGCAACTGGTCTCTCTCCTGAAGACTCAGTTGTAATCAAAATGCCTCCAACTCCTAGTCCAACTCCAAGAAGAGTGAACTTCTCTTTGACTTCAACTTCTCCTGGTCCTGCTTCTTCTAATGTTCCTCCCCGGGGAAAATCTTCCCTGAAGAATATAATCCCAAAAGCTGGCTTCAAACCAAAAACCTCTCATACCGATATCGAAAAGGGACAAGGGGATGTTGTATCTTCTCCTTCTTCATTGCAGGAGAAGGCTTCAATATCGAGATCACTATCACTCTCAAAGCTGTTTACCCCTAGGATCAAGAGAACCTCATCTCTACCTGTGACTTCCATTGTTCTTTCAAAGTCAGAGTCAGCTCATGGAGGAAGCAACGCTGCTCCTCAAACTCCAAGT AGCAAAGGAAGGGTGCAGATAGCTAGATCTCTCTCTGTGCCTGTTAATGACAAGGAAGCAAGCTTAAAGAGAAATGACTCATTCTTCAGAGTCATTCCTTCTACTCCTCGTGTAAAGGAAGGAGACGTTTTCTCAAATGCATCAGAGGCTGGTAATACCG AAACATGTGAAGCTGATGGAGAAGACATACCTGAGGAAGAAGCAGTGTGTAGGATTTGTTTGGTGGATCTCTGTGAAGGAGGAGAGACTTTGAAAATGGAGTGTAGTTGCAAAGGAGAACTTGCTCTTGCCCACAAAGACTGTGCTCTTAAATGGTTCACCATAAAGGGTAACAAAACCTGTGAGGTGTGTAAACAAGAAGTCAAGAACTTACCTGTAACACTCCTAAGGATCCAAAGCATTCAAAATTCTGGTGTTCATCAGCTTGATATCACTGGTTACAG AGTTTGGCAGGAGATCCCGGTTCTAGTAATCATCAGTATGCTTGCTTACTTCTGCTTCCTTGAGCAGCTCCTG GTTGAGAAAATGGGTACGAGTGCAATAGCGATATCACTGCCATTTTCTTGTATTCTTGGTCTTCTTGCATCCATGACCGCATCAACCATGG TGATGAGAAGATCTGTGTGGATATACGCATCAGTCCAGTTTGCTTTGGTGGTTCTCTTCGCCCATGTATTCTACTCCGTG GTGGAGTTGCAACCAGTTCTGTCAGTTCTCCTGTCAACATTTGCTGGATTTGGTGTCTGCATATGCGGAAGTTCAGTGATGGTTGAGTTTGTGAGATGGAAACGTAGATGGCGAG CCAGAAGCCTAGATCAGCAGCAGCTGAACCATGCTCAGACGCCAACAACCTCTCAGCATCATTCAAATGCCGCGTAG
- the LOC106327616 gene encoding protein disulfide isomerase-like 1-4, giving the protein MASRVLLLLLSLTALLIFSAVSTSFSADVDEEEDLSFLEDPKEEVKAPSKPLTDDFEGGEDDDDDDEEDGEHFSDLASPDSGPFPAPGVDEKDVVVIKERNFTDVIENNEYVMVEFYAPWCGHCQSLAPEYAAAATELKGDGVVLAKIDATVENELAHQYSVQGFPTILFFVDGEHKPYTGGRTKETIVTWVKKKIGPSVYNLTTLDDAEKVLNSGNKVVLGYLNSLVGVEHDQLAAASKAEDDVNFYQTVNPDVAKMFHIDPESKRPALVLVKREEEKISHFDGEFVKSGLVSFVSANKLPLVTVFTPESSQEIFESAIKKQLLLFATEKGSEKVLQEFEEAAKSFKGKLIFVSVDVDNEDYGKPVAEYFGVSSSNAPKLVAFTGNEDPQKHYFDGEIKSDNIKIFGEEFLSDKLKPFYKSGPIPEKNDGDVKIVVGDNFDEIVLDESKDVLLEVYAPWCGHCQALEPMYNKLAKHLRSIDSIVIAKMDGTTNEHPKAKAEGFPTILFFPAGNKTSSEPITVDADRTVVGFYKFMRKHATIPFKLEKPAASTESPKATESTPKVETTETKGKPESTTKSTESDSKDEL; this is encoded by the exons ATGGCGTCCCGCGTTCTCCTCCTCCTCCTCTCTCTCACCGCTCTTCTCATCTTCTCCGCCGTTTCTACTTCTTTCTCCGCCGACGTAGACGAGGAGGAGGATCTCAGCTTCCTCGAAGACCCCAAAGAAGAAGTCAAAGCTCCCTCTAAGCCACTTACCGACGACTTCGAAGGAGGAGAGGACGACGACGACGATGACGAAGAAGACGGAGAACATTTCTCCGATCTAGCCAGCCCAGACTCCGGTCCCTTCCCGGCGCCGGGTGTCGACGAGAAAGACGTTGTGGTCATCAAAGAGCGCAACTTCACAGACGTGATCGAGAACAACGAATACGTCATGGTTGAGTTCTACGCTCCGTGGTGTGGTCATTGCCAGTCTCTTGCTCCCGAGTACGCAGCAGCCGCGACGGAGCTTAAAGGGGACGGCGTCGTTTTGGCTAAAATCGATGCTACGGTGGAGAATGAGCTCGCTCATCAGTATAGCGTTCAGGGCTTCCCCACTATTCTCTTCTTCGTAGATGGCGAGCACAAGCCTTACACCGGAGGAAGGACCAA AGAGACAATAGTGACGTGGGTGAAGAAGAAGATAGGTCCAAGTGTGTACAACTTGACGACGTTAGATGATGCTGAGAAAGTGTTGAATTCTGGGAACAAAGTCGTCTTGGGTTACTTGAACTCTTTGGTTGGTGTGGAGCACGATCAGCTTGCTGCTGCTTCCAAAGCTGAAGATGATGTGAACTTTTATCAAACAGTGAACCCTGATGTCGCCAAGATGTTTCACATTGATCCGGAGTCTAAACGGCCTGCTCTTGTCTTAGTTAAGAGAGAAGAGGAGAAGATTAGCCATTTTG ATGGGGAGTTTGTTAAGTCTGGTCTAGTTAGTTTTGTGTCCGCCAACAAGCTTCCTTTGGTCACTGTTTTCACCCCAGAGAGCTCCCAGGAAATTTTTGAGAGTGCAATCAAGAAGCAG TTGTTGTTGTTTGCAACTGAAAAGGGCTCTGAAAAGGTTCTTCAAGAGTTTGAAGAAGCAGCAAAATCGTTTAAAGGAAAG CTCATCTTTGTATCTGTGGATGTGGATAACGAGGATTATGGGAAGCCAGTTGCTGAATACTTTGGTGTGTCTAGTAGCAATGCTCCTAAA CTTGTTGCCTTCACAGGAAATGAAGATCCTCAAAAACACTACTTCGATGGTGAAATCAAGTCAGATAATATTAAG ATATTTGGGGAAGAGTTCTTGAGCGACAAGCTAAAGCCTTTCTATAAGTCAGGCCCCATTCCTGAAAAG AATGATGGAGATGTGAAAATCGTAGTTGGAGATAACTTTGATGAAATTGTCCTGGATGAGTCTAAGGATGTTCTTCTCGAG GTGTATGCACCATGGTGTGGGCATTGCCAAGCCCTTGAGCCAATGTACAACAAGCTTGCCAAACATTTAAGAAGCATTGATTCTATTGTTATAGCCAAGATGGATGGAACAACCAATGAACATCCCAAGGCAAAG GCTGAAGGATTCCCTACAATTCTCTTCTTCCCTGCAGGAAACAAGACCTCCTCAGAACCG ATAACGGTAGATGCAGACCGCACTGTGGTTGGATTTTACAAGTTTATGAGGAAACACGCAACGATTCCGTTCAAACTTGAGAAGCCTGCTGCATCAACTGAATCTCCTAAAGCTACCGAGTCCACACCAAAAGTAGAAACTACTGAGACCAAAGGAAAGCCTGAGAGCACCACAAAGAGTACAGAAAGTGATTCCAAGGACGAATTGTAA
- the LOC106327617 gene encoding E3 ubiquitin-protein ligase MARCH11-like isoform X1, which produces MATEEKPLDSSHGDSTTSSNQKAEGSYAITEGTSTNVQQWRRKNLSLQIPSRATGLSPEDSVVIKMPPTPSPTPRRVNFSLTSTSPGPASSNVPPRGKSSLKNIIPKAGFKPKTSHTDIEKGQGDVVSSPSSLQEKASISRSLSLSKLFTPRIKRTSSLPVTSIVLSKSESAHGGSNAAPQTPSSKGRVQIARSLSVPVNDKEASLKRNDSFFRVIPSTPRVKEGDVFSNASEAGNTETCEADGEDIPEEEAVCRICLVDLCEGGETLKMECSCKGELALAHKDCALKWFTIKGNKTCEVCKQEVKNLPVTLLRIQSIQNSGVHQLDITGYRVWQEIPVLVIISMLAYFCFLEQLLVEKMGTSAIAISLPFSCILGLLASMTASTMVMRRSVWIYASVQFALVVLFAHVFYSVVELQPVLSVLLSTFAGFGVCICGSSVMVEFVRWKRRWRARSLDQQQLNHAQTPTTSQHHSNAA; this is translated from the exons ATGGCTACTGAGGAGAAGCCTCTTGATTCAAGCCATGGTGACTCTACCACTTCTTCAAATCAG AAGGCAGAAGGATCATATGCTATAACAGAAGGGACTTCTACAAATGTTCAACAATGGAGGAGAAAGAACCTATCTTTGCAGATACCCTCAAGAGCAACTGGTCTCTCTCCTGAAGACTCAGTTGTAATCAAAATGCCTCCAACTCCTAGTCCAACTCCAAGAAGAGTGAACTTCTCTTTGACTTCAACTTCTCCTGGTCCTGCTTCTTCTAATGTTCCTCCCCGGGGAAAATCTTCCCTGAAGAATATAATCCCAAAAGCTGGCTTCAAACCAAAAACCTCTCATACCGATATCGAAAAGGGACAAGGGGATGTTGTATCTTCTCCTTCTTCATTGCAGGAGAAGGCTTCAATATCGAGATCACTATCACTCTCAAAGCTGTTTACCCCTAGGATCAAGAGAACCTCATCTCTACCTGTGACTTCCATTGTTCTTTCAAAGTCAGAGTCAGCTCATGGAGGAAGCAACGCTGCTCCTCAAACTCCAAGT AGCAAAGGAAGGGTGCAGATAGCTAGATCTCTCTCTGTGCCTGTTAATGACAAGGAAGCAAGCTTAAAGAGAAATGACTCATTCTTCAGAGTCATTCCTTCTACTCCTCGTGTAAAGGAAGGAGACGTTTTCTCAAATGCATCAGAGGCTGGTAATACCG AAACATGTGAAGCTGATGGAGAAGACATACCTGAGGAAGAAGCAGTGTGTAGGATTTGTTTGGTGGATCTCTGTGAAGGAGGAGAGACTTTGAAAATGGAGTGTAGTTGCAAAGGAGAACTTGCTCTTGCCCACAAAGACTGTGCTCTTAAATGGTTCACCATAAAGGGTAACAAAACCTGTGAGGTGTGTAAACAAGAAGTCAAGAACTTACCTGTAACACTCCTAAGGATCCAAAGCATTCAAAATTCTGGTGTTCATCAGCTTGATATCACTGGTTACAG AGTTTGGCAGGAGATCCCGGTTCTAGTAATCATCAGTATGCTTGCTTACTTCTGCTTCCTTGAGCAGCTCCTG GTTGAGAAAATGGGTACGAGTGCAATAGCGATATCACTGCCATTTTCTTGTATTCTTGGTCTTCTTGCATCCATGACCGCATCAACCATGG TGATGAGAAGATCTGTGTGGATATACGCATCAGTCCAGTTTGCTTTGGTGGTTCTCTTCGCCCATGTATTCTACTCCGTG GTGGAGTTGCAACCAGTTCTGTCAGTTCTCCTGTCAACATTTGCTGGATTTGGTGTCTGCATATGCGGAAGTTCAGTGATGGTTGAGTTTGTGAGATGGAAACGTAGATGGCGAG CCAGAAGCCTAGATCAGCAGCAGCTGAACCATGCTCAGACGCCAACAACCTCTCAGCATCATTCAAATGCCGCGTAG
- the LOC106327617 gene encoding E3 ubiquitin-protein ligase MARCH11-like isoform X2, translated as MATEEKPLDSSHGDSTTSSNQKAEGSYAITEGTSTNVQQWRRKNLSLQIPSRATGLSPEDSVVIKMPPTPSPTPRRVNFSLTSTSPGPASSNVPPRGKSSLKNIIPKAGFKPKTSHTDIEKGQGDVVSSPSSLQEKASISRSLSLSKLFTPRIKRTSSLPVTSIVLSKSESAHGGSNAAPQTPSSKGRVQIARSLSVPVNDKEASLKRNDSFFRVIPSTPRVKEGDVFSNASEAGNTETCEADGEDIPEEEAVCRICLVDLCEGGETLKMECSCKGELALAHKDCALKWFTIKGNKTCEVCKQEVKNLPVTLLRIQSIQNSGVHQLDITGYRVWQEIPVLVIISMLAYFCFLEQLLVEKMGTSAIAISLPFSCILGLLASMTASTMVMRRSVWIYASVQFALVVLFAHVFYSVVELQPVLSVLLSTFAGFGVCICGSSVMVEFVRWKRRWRARSLDQQQLNHAQTPTTSQHHSNAA; from the exons ATGGCTACTGAGGAGAAGCCTCTTGATTCAAGCCATGGTGACTCTACCACTTCTTCAAATCAG AAGGCAGAAGGATCATATGCTATAACAGAAGGGACTTCTACAAATGTTCAACAATGGAGGAGAAAGAACCTATCTTTGCAGATACCCTCAAGAGCAACTGGTCTCTCTCCTGAAGACTCAGTTGTAATCAAAATGCCTCCAACTCCTAGTCCAACTCCAAGAAGAGTGAACTTCTCTTTGACTTCAACTTCTCCTGGTCCTGCTTCTTCTAATGTTCCTCCCCGGGGAAAATCTTCCCTGAAGAATATAATCCCAAAAGCTGGCTTCAAACCAAAAACCTCTCATACCGATATCGAAAAGGGACAAGGGGATGTTGTATCTTCTCCTTCTTCATTGCAGGAGAAGGCTTCAATATCGAGATCACTATCACTCTCAAAGCTGTTTACCCCTAGGATCAAGAGAACCTCATCTCTACCTGTGACTTCCATTGTTCTTTCAAAGTCAGAGTCAGCTCATGGAGGAAGCAACGCTGCTCCTCAAACTCCAAGT AGCAAAGGAAGGGTGCAGATAGCTAGATCTCTCTCTGTGCCTGTTAATGACAAGGAAGCAAGCTTAAAGAGAAATGACTCATTCTTCAGAGTCATTCCTTCTACTCCTCGTGTAAAGGAAGGAGACGTTTTCTCAAATGCATCAGAGGCTGGTAATACCG AAACATGTGAAGCTGATGGAGAAGACATACCTGAGGAAGAAGCAGTGTGTAGGATTTGTTTGGTGGATCTCTGTGAAGGAGGAGAGACTTTGAAAATGGAGTGTAGTTGCAAAGGAGAACTTGCTCTTGCCCACAAAGACTGTGCTCTTAAATGGTTCACCATAAAGGGTAACAAAACCTGTGAGGTGTGTAAACAAGAAGTCAAGAACTTACCTGTAACACTCCTAAGGATCCAAAGCATTCAAAATTCTGGTGTTCATCAGCTTGATATCACTGGTTACAG AGTTTGGCAGGAGATCCCGGTTCTAGTAATCATCAGTATGCTTGCTTACTTCTGCTTCCTTGAGCAGCTCCTG GTTGAGAAAATGGGTACGAGTGCAATAGCGATATCACTGCCATTTTCTTGTATTCTTGGTCTTCTTGCATCCATGACCGCATCAACCATGG TGATGAGAAGATCTGTGTGGATATACGCATCAGTCCAGTTTGCTTTGGTGGTTCTCTTCGCCCATGTATTCTACTCCGTG GTGGAGTTGCAACCAGTTCTGTCAGTTCTCCTGTCAACATTTGCTGGATTTGGTGTCTGCATATGCGGAAGTTCAGTGATGGTTGAGTTTGTGAGATGGAAACGTAGATGGCGAGCCA GAAGCCTAGATCAGCAGCAGCTGAACCATGCTCAGACGCCAACAACCTCTCAGCATCATTCAAATGCCGCGTAG
- the LOC106325287 gene encoding probable aquaporin PIP2-4 — MAKDLEVQEGRAARDYQDPPPAPLFDMEELGKWSLYRAVIAEFVATLLFLYVSILTVIGYKAQTDTSAGGADCGGVGILGIAWAFGGMIFVLVYCTAGISGGHINPAVTFGLFLARKVSLVRTVLYIVAQCLGAICGCGLVKAFQSSYYNRYGGGANQLAEGYNKGTGLGAEIIGTFVLVYTVFSATDPKRSARDSHIPVLAPLPIGFAVFMVHLATIPITGTGINPARSFGAAVIFNQEKAWDDQWIFWVGPMIGAAAAALYHQFVLRAAGIKSLGSFRSSA; from the exons ATGGCGAAGGACTTGGAGGTGCAAGAGGGAAGAGCGGCGAGGGATTACCAGGATCCACCCCCGGCCCCATTGTTTGACATGGAGGAGCTTGGAAAGTGGTCGCTCTATAGAGCGGTCATAGCTGAGTTTGTGGCTACACTTCTCTTCCTTTACGTCTCAATCCTCACCGTAATCGGGTACAAAGCTCAGACCGACACAAGCGCCGGAGGAGCTGATTGCGGCGGTGTTGGGATATTGGGGATTGCGTGGGCTTTCGGTGGAATGATCTTTGTTCTCGTTTACTGTACCGCCGGTATCTCCG GTGGTCATATAAATCCGGCTGTGACGTTCGGACTGTTCTTAGCTCGAAAAGTGTCATTGGTGAGGACAGTGTTATACATTGTGGCTCAGTGCCTTGGTGCCATCTGCGGTTGCGGTCTGGTCAAAGCATTCCAAAGTTCTTACTACAACAG ATATGGAGGTGGAGCCAACCAGCTTGCGGAAGGCTACAACAAAGGTACCGGACTAGGGGCCGAGATCATCGGAACATTTGTCCTTGTCTACACCGTCTTCTCGGCCACCGACCCCAAGCGAAGTGCACGTGACTCTCACATTCCTGTTTTGGCGCCACTTCCCATTGGTTTTGCCGTCTTCATGGTTCATTTAGCCACCATCCCCATCACCGGAACTGGAATCAACCCTGCCCGTAGCTTCGGAGCCGCAGTTATCTTCAACCAAGAAAAGGCCTGGGACGACCAA TGGATATTTTGGGTGGGACCGATGATCGGAGCAGCTGCTGCTGCGTTATACCATCAGTTTGTTCTAAGAGCGGCTGGAATTAAATCTCTTGGCTCCTTTAGGAGCTCTGCTTAA